In the genome of Pigmentiphaga litoralis, one region contains:
- a CDS encoding sigma-54-dependent transcriptional regulator: protein MPHVLIVDDEPNTRAALAEIIADEGFTTAVAGDLREARIQIVRQAPDVVLTDLKLPDGTGMDLFKELEPGIPVEVILITGHASVESAVDALRLGAADYLVKPINMQRLKAILDRIPRSGDLKAEIGSLRGELRRYGRFGRMLGNSAAMQQFYDQINKVAPTEATVLLIGESGTGKELAAQTVHELSLRRKRPFLAVNCGAISPNLIESEMFGHERGSFTGAERQHKGYFERSNGGTLFLDEITEMPIELQVKLLRVLETGLFMRVGTNQEIESDVRIVAATNRNPMEAVAEGKLREDLYHRLNVFPLQLPPLRERGKDSELLAQSFLDDLNAQHGTTKTFAPEMLANLSAHSWPGNVRELKNYVQRAFIMADEGLISPFAAPMQLATSKAPAETIITIPVGMSLAEADRQLIFATLEQCSGVKKHAAEVLGISLKTLYNRLEEYSASDALDE from the coding sequence ATGCCGCACGTATTGATCGTTGATGATGAACCGAACACGCGGGCCGCGCTCGCTGAAATCATCGCTGACGAGGGATTCACCACCGCCGTCGCCGGCGATTTGCGCGAAGCCCGGATCCAGATCGTGCGGCAAGCGCCAGATGTGGTGCTGACGGACCTGAAGCTGCCCGACGGCACCGGCATGGACCTGTTCAAGGAACTGGAGCCGGGCATTCCGGTGGAAGTCATCCTGATCACGGGCCACGCCAGCGTCGAAAGCGCCGTGGACGCCCTGCGTCTGGGCGCCGCCGACTACCTGGTCAAGCCGATCAACATGCAGCGCCTGAAAGCGATCCTGGATCGCATTCCGCGCTCGGGCGACCTCAAGGCCGAAATCGGATCGCTGCGCGGCGAGCTGCGCCGCTACGGACGCTTTGGCCGCATGCTCGGCAACTCGGCCGCCATGCAGCAGTTCTACGACCAGATCAACAAGGTCGCGCCGACCGAAGCCACCGTGCTGCTGATCGGCGAAAGCGGCACCGGCAAGGAACTGGCCGCGCAAACGGTCCATGAACTGAGCCTGCGTCGCAAGCGTCCGTTCCTGGCCGTCAACTGCGGCGCCATTTCGCCCAACCTGATTGAAAGCGAAATGTTCGGCCATGAACGCGGCAGTTTCACGGGCGCTGAACGCCAGCACAAGGGCTACTTCGAACGATCCAACGGCGGCACGCTGTTCCTGGACGAAATTACCGAAATGCCGATCGAACTGCAGGTCAAGCTGCTGCGCGTGCTTGAAACCGGTCTGTTCATGCGTGTCGGTACCAATCAGGAAATCGAAAGCGACGTCCGCATCGTTGCCGCGACCAACCGCAACCCGATGGAAGCGGTGGCCGAGGGCAAGCTGCGCGAAGACTTGTACCACCGTCTGAACGTCTTCCCGTTGCAACTGCCGCCATTGCGCGAGCGGGGCAAGGACTCGGAACTGCTGGCGCAAAGCTTCCTGGACGACCTGAACGCCCAGCACGGCACAACCAAGACCTTTGCCCCAGAAATGCTGGCGAACCTGTCGGCGCATTCATGGCCTGGCAACGTGCGCGAGTTGAAGAACTACGTGCAGCGCGCGTTCATCATGGCCGACGAAGGGCTGATCAGCCCGTTCGCTGCGCCCATGCAACTGGCCACGTCCAAGGCGCCGGCGGAAACCATCATCACCATTCCGGTGGGTATGTCTCTTGCGGAAGCAGATCGTCAGCTGATCTTTGCGACGCTTGAACAATGTTCGGGCGTCAAGAAGCATGCGGCTGAAGTCTTGGGCATCAGCTTGAAGACGCTGTACAACCGCCTCGAAGAATATTCCGCTTCCGACGCGCTCGACGAGTAG
- a CDS encoding DUF883 family protein: MGANAIDVSSKKEKIASNFRGLVEGAEDLLRSTAAATGTEVDSARSKLNAQLSRAKGVYSDLEASAIDSYKEVSETTDAYVRENPWRAVGIAAAVGVLVSLVALRR, from the coding sequence ATGGGTGCCAATGCAATTGATGTGTCTTCCAAGAAAGAAAAGATCGCCAGCAACTTTCGCGGCCTGGTTGAAGGCGCCGAAGATCTGCTGCGTTCCACCGCAGCGGCGACCGGTACCGAAGTCGACAGCGCGCGCAGCAAGCTGAACGCCCAACTGAGCCGTGCCAAGGGCGTCTACAGCGACCTGGAAGCATCGGCAATCGACTCGTACAAAGAAGTGTCGGAAACCACCGACGCGTATGTGCGTGAGAACCCCTGGCGCGCTGTCGGCATCGCTGCCGCAGTCGGCGTGCTGGTCAGCCTCGTCGCGCTGCGTCGTTAA